In Acinonyx jubatus isolate Ajub_Pintada_27869175 chromosome B3, VMU_Ajub_asm_v1.0, whole genome shotgun sequence, a genomic segment contains:
- the B2M gene encoding beta-2-microglobulin: MARFVVLVLLGLLYLSHLDAVQHSPKVQVYSRHPAENGKPNFLNCYVSGFHPPQIDITLMKNGKKMEAEQTDLSFNRDWTFYLLVHTEFTPTVEDVYSCQVNHTTLSEPKVVMWERDK; encoded by the exons ATGGCGCGTTTTGTGGTCTTGGTCCTGCTCGGACTGCTGTATCTGTCCCACCTGGATGCCGTCCAGC ATTCTCCAAAGGTTCAGGTTTACTCCCGTCACCCAGCAGAGAATGGAAAGCCAAATTTTCTGAACTGCTACGTTTCGGGGTTCCACCCACCACAAATTGATATCACCTTGatgaagaatggaaagaagatgGAAGCGGAACAGACAGATCTGTCCTTCAACAGGGACTGGACTTTCTATCTTCTGGTCCACACTGAATTTACTCCCACTGTCGAAGATGTGTATAGCTGCCAGGTGAATCATACTACTCTCAGTGAGCCCAAGGTCGTTATGTGGG agcGAGATAAGTAA